CATGTAGAGCAGGTCCCCCTCGTAAAGGGGAGGCATGAACTCCGTCCCCATCTTGGTCAGGGGGTAGCTGATGGAAACGACCAGCAGCAGGGCCACCAGCAGCGTCGTCTTGCGCCAGCGCAGCACCAGGTCGACCACGGGGTGGTAGAGGGCGATAAGCAGGCGGTTGATGGGGTTGCGCTCTTCCGAACGGATCTTGCCGCGGATGAGCCAGAGCATGAGGACGGGGACAATGGTGATGGAGAGGAGCGCCGCCGCCGCCATGGAGTAGGTCTTGGTAAAGGCCAGGGGCTTGAACATGCGGCCCGCCTGCTCTTGCAGGGTGAAGACCGGTGCGAAGGAGACGGTGATGACCAGCAGGGCGAAGAAGATGGTGGGGCCAACCTCCTTGGCTGCCTCGATGATCGCCTCCCGCCGCGACCGTCCCCCTTTCTCCAAATGCTTGTGGGCGTTCTCCACCATGATGATGGCCGAGTCGACCATGGTGCCGATGGCGATGGCGATCCCGCCCAGGCTCATGATGTTCACGTTGATCCCCTGGGCGTACATGATGATGAAAGCCATGAGAATGGCCACGGGCAGGGCCAGGATGACCACGATGGCGCTTGGCAGATGAAAGAGGAAGAGGATGATGACCAGGCCGACGACCAGGCTCTCCTCCAGCAGCTTCTCCTTGAGGTTGGAGGTCGCCCGCTGGATCAGCCCGGAACGGTCGTAAACGGGGATGACCTCCACCCCTTCGGGCAGGCCGGCCTTGAGCTCTTCCAACTTGCGTTTGACGTTGTCGATGGTCTTGAGGGCGTTCTCGCCGTAGCGCATGACGATAATGCCGCCGACGGTCTCCCCTTCGCCGTCGAGGTCGGCGACGCCTCGCCGCATCTCGGGGCCGAGACGCACGTCGGCGATATCTCGCAGCAGCACGGGCGTACCGCGCTCCGTCGTCATGATGACGACGTTCTGCAAGTCCTGCAGGTTCTGGATATAGCCGCGGCTGCGGATCATGAACTCCGTCTCGGCCATTTCGATAGCGCCGCCGCCGACATCGAGATTGCTGTTCTTGATGGCCATCTCGACCATGGGCAGCGTGATATCGAAGGCGCGCAGGCGATTGGGATCGACGGCCACCTGATACTGTTTGACGAAGCCGCCGAGGCTGGCAACCTCGGCCACGCCTTCCACCGAGGTCAGCTCATAGCGCAGGAACCAGTCCTGGATGGAGCGCAGCTCCTGCAGGTTGTGGCGATCGCTGACCAGGGCGTATTCGTAGACCCAGCCGACCCCGGTGGCATCGGGACCCAAAGTTGGTGTCACCCCCTCGGGGAGCCGTCCGGAGACGTAGTTGAGATATTCAAGGACGCGGGAACGAGCCCAATAGATGTCGGTGCCGTCCTCAAAGATGATGTAGACGAAGGAATAGCCGAAGAAGGAATAGCCGCGCACGACCTTGGCCCCGGGAACGGCCAGCATCTGGGTGGTCAACGGGTAGGTGACCTGGTCCTCCACCACCTGCGGGGCCTGGCCGGGATAGTCGGTAAAGATGATCACCTGCACATCCGAGAGGTCCGGAATGGCGTCGATGGGGATGTTGCGCAGGGAGTAAATCCCGCCGACGACAAGGAAGACGGTGGCCAGAACCACCACGAAGGTATTGCGTATCGACCATTCGATTATTTTTTCAAGCATCGCTCTATCCTGACAGCGTTGAAAGTGAGGGGTGAGGCCTGGGGGAATATGTACCCCAGGCCTGGCCGCACAGAGGTTGCTGGTTCGCTAGAACAGGTCCTCCAGGTCTTCCTCAGGGTGCTCGGTGGGCKGCGCCGCCGGGCTGGCGGGGGCCTTGGGGGCCATCATCTTCTGGATGGCCTCGCGCAGCTTGCTCTCCGAGTCGAGCATGAACTGGGCCGAGGTGACGACCTGCTCTCCCTGCTGGAGGCCGGTGAGAATCTGCACCTGGCCGTCTTCCCCCTGGATTCCCGTCTGCACCTCGCGCGGCTCGAAGCGGCCCTCGCCGAGGGCGACGAAGACATGCTGCCGGGTGCCGGAGGTGAGGATGGCATCGACGGGGATGAGGAGGACGTCCTTGGAGGCCTGGGTGTGCAGGCGCACGTTGACAAACATTTCCGGCTTCAGCTCCAGGCCGGGGTTGGGCAGCTCGATGCGTACCTGTACGGTGCGGCTCTTGGGATCGACGGTGGGGTAGATGTAGGCAATCTGGCCAGTCAGCGTGCGGTTACCGGCGTGAGGGACCTCCACCGTGACCGTCTGCCCCTCTTTCACCCAGGGGAGCTGGTACTCGTAGAGGTCGGCCAATACCCAGATGCGGCTCAAGTCGGTTAGCTGCATCAGCTCCATCCCCGGCTTCAGGCTCATCCCTTCGACGGCTTTCTTGTCGCTGACAATGCCGCTGACCGGCGCATACAGCGTCAGGGTCTTACGGATCTCGCCGCTCATTTCCAGCTGCTCGATCTGGCGGGCACTGATGTCCCAGTAGCTTAGCCGCTGACGGGCGGCGCGCAGCAGGCGGTCGCCGCCAGCGCCGAGGTCGGCGACAGGGCTTTTTGCCAGCTCGGCCTGGTGGCGTAGGGCCAGCAGGTACTCCTGCTGGGCGGCGACCAGCTCGGGGCTGTAAATCTCGAGGAGCGGCTGTCCCTTTTGTACCAGCTGTCCCGTCTGGTTGACGTACAGGCGTTCGATCCAGCCACCAATCTTGCTGTTGACGGCGTACTGGGACGATTCCTCATAGCTGATGCGGCCGACGGTGCGCACCTCGCGGTGCAGGTCGCCGCGGGTGACGGTGGCGGTGCGCACCCCCATGTTCTGGGTGGTGACGGGGTCGATGGAGATGGCGCTGCCGCCGGCGCCGTCCTCATAGACGGGAACGAGATCGTGCCCCATATAGTCTTGGCCGGGCTCGTCGCGGACATAGGTTGGATCCATGGGCGAGGCCCAGTGGATGATCTTGGCCGGGCCGCTCGCAGCTTGCGAGCCGCCGCCCGTGCCGGGCTTGAGGGGGGTCAGATCCATGGCGCAGATGGGGCAAATGCCCGGCTCATCCTGGATGATGAAGGGGTGCATGCCACAGGTGTACTGCACCTTTTCCCCGGCGGCCGTCTCCGTCGTCGTCTCGTGGTCATGGTCGTCGTGGCCGCCGGAGCGCCCCCAGAAATAGCCGCCGCCGAGAGCGACGATCAGCAGCAGGGCGATCAGGGGAGACTTCATATTTCTTTTGCTCATGTCAGAACCTCTTCTAAGGGCGCTTATTTTGTTAAATCCGTACCGACCAGGGCTTCGAGCTGGGCCAGGTTCAGGCGGTAGTCGGCCATGGTCTGATAAAGTTGACGTTCATCGTTGAACAGGGTGGTCAGGCTGTTGAGCATCCGGGAAAAATCGACCTGGTTGTTGCTGTAGGCGATCTGGGCTGATTCAAAGGCGTGGGTCGATTGGGGGAGAATGCCGCCACGGTAGAGGTCCAGCAGACGGCCGGCACGATCGAGCTTGGCGAGCAGGTCGGCAATGCCCCCGTCGATGGCGTTGCGCAAGTCATGCAGTTCGGCCTGAGCCGTGGCCTTCTGGGCCTGGGCCTCGGCTACCCGAGCCTGTCGGCGCTCGCGCCAGACGGGCAGATTGAAGGAGACGGCGGCGCTGTACATGTCGTCTCCCTCGCCGCCCATGGCGGGTTCGCGCTGCATGTATTCGAGGGAAAGGGTGAAGTCGGGGTAGAAAGCCTTTTGGGCCAGAGCCTCCTCCGCCTTGCCCTTGTCGATCTGCGCGGTCAGACCGGCGAGAAGAGGCCGCTTTTCCTCGGCCAATCGTCGGAGTTCGTCGGCTCCATAGGGCACGGGCGGGGTGTCGAGGTCGGCGATGGGTCCGATGGGGGTGTCGGCGGGGCGGGCGAGGAGGCGGTTGAGGTTCGCCTGCAGGCTGCGACGCTGCTGGTCGAGGCCAATCTGCGCTTCCAGCAGACGGGAGCGCTCCACCTGGGCCCGAAGCACATCCTGCTGGCGCCCTTCACCGACGCCGTAGCGGGTTTCGGCGGCCCGAATCACCGTCTCCATCACCTGGAGATTGCGGGTCAGGATATCCTGAGCCTTGTCGACCAGAAAGAGGCGGGCATAGACTTCTTTCACCAGAGCGGCCAGGGCCAGCTTGCGCTCCTCATGGCGAGCCTGGGCAGAGACTGCTTCCAGACTGGCGGCTTCCCGGGCCAGCGCGCGTTTGCCAAAGAAGGGGAGTTTTTGGCTGAGGCCGATCACCTTGGAGGTCATGCCATCCTGATCAAAGGCGAAGGGATCGTTCACCAGGCCGTTGTTGATCCCCAGCATCAGCATGGGGTCATCAAAGCTGCCGGCCTGCTGGGCTTTTGCTAAAAAGGTCTGCCACTGGGCCTCGGAGGCTTCGATGGAAGGGTTGCGGCTGACCGCCTCCTGCACCAGGGCAGGCAGATCAGGCGCCGGTGGGTCGGTGCCCCAGGCCCTTGTCCCCAACAGGAGCAAAAAGAGAACCATTCCGGTCAAAAGCTGTCGATTCACCCATGTCGCCATCGCTGTTCCTCAATTTCGTAACGGGAACCCTCTGTCGGTTCCGAAAAAGTTCACTGGTTCACCTTCCTCCTCCCAAGGAGCAAGCACTATGCCCAGCCGCTCCTCCCCGACGAACAGGGCATTCGCACTGCCTTTTATAAATCGAATTGTTTTTATATTAGGCGAGGTTGGCCGAATGTCCATGCCCCTTAGGGCGGAGCGAACGTTGGGAAGAGCGGATATGGGAGGGAAAAGATCCTTCGACGGCAGCAGGCAAGAGGGCGATTTTGTAGAATAATTCACGTGGCCCGTAGAATATTCTACAGCTGTCGACCGGGGCAGAGAGGCTGGTTGGTGCTTAATCGGTAGGGGGTGTCGCCGGCGAATTGAACTCGCGTACGAAGATTTCCCAGAAGGCCACGAACAGGGCGGCAATCAGCGGGCCGACGACGAAGCCGTTCATACCGAAGACCGCAAAGCCGCCCAGGGTCGACAACAGGACGATATAGTCGGGCAGTTTGGTGTCACGCCCCACCAGAATCGGGCGCAGGATGTTGTCCACCAGACCGATAACCCCTACGCCGAAAGCGGTGAGAATGAGGCCCTGCACCCAATCGCCGATGGCGAAGAGGTAAATGGCGACCGGAGCCCAGATGAGGCCAGCGCCCACTACGGGGATGAGAGAGAGGAGGGTCATCACCACGCCCCAGAGCAGGGCGCCGGGAATGCCGAGAATGGCGAAGATAATACCCCCCAGACTACCCTGTACCACGGCGACAACGAGGTTGCCTTTGACGGTGGCCCGGGCCACTTCGGCAAATTTTGCGAAAAGAAGACGCTCCCGTTCATCCCCCAGAGGAAGGGCGCGCACCAGCATTTCGACCAACTGCTGCCCATCCCGCAGCAGGAAAAAAGCGACATAGAGCATGAGGCCGAGGCTGACGAAAAACTGCAGGGTATCCTGGCCAAACTGTACGGCGTTCTGGGCGAGAAAGCGACTGGCCGCCAGCGCTGCCCCCGACAACTGTTCCTGCAGGGGGTTCAGGTCGAGATTCAGGCGTTCGAGAAAATTCTGAATAACGGGAAAGGCCTCCCGAATACGTTGAATATATTGGGCGAAATCCAGGTCGCCGTTCTGCAGGCGCTGGTACAGACTGGCGCCCTCCTGCAGAAATGAGCCAAAGACGAAGAGGGTCGGGACAATGCCGATGAGGACTCCGGCAGTCAAAGTCGCCAGCGCGGCCAGATTGCTTCGCTCTCCCCAGGCGGCCAGCAGGCGCCGGTAGAGGGGATAGAAAATCAGGCCGATGATACAAGCCCAGAAGATCGCCCCGAAAAAAGGCTTGAGCAGCACGAGAAACAGAATCGTCACCAGCCCCAGCATCAAAAGAAAGGTCAACTTTTCGAGCCAGGGCAACTCCTTGGGCTGATTGTCTTTTTGGTCAGGCATCTGGCGCATCTCTTTCGTTGCGTGGAATAAGGGCAAGGAACGGCTGAAAGTTTATCATAGTTTCTTGCTGGACGTTAAAGCTCTTTCGTTTCACATCCCCTCCCGCCGGGTAGCCACTCCTGTCTTCGGGAAGATTGCTAAAAGGTAATCTTCCGGTCATGTTTCGACAACTATTCTGTTTTACATTCACCCTGTTTGAAAAGGACGAAACCTCAGGGCCTCGCGCGTTAAGCAACTGGCTTTCAAGGGAAAGGTTGCGGGTACCCCGTGAAACTTCTATTCAGCAATCCAAGGTCAGCCCCAGCGGTGGAAAAGCTGCTGCCAGACCTGACCAAATACCTTTTGGTCAGTGTTTTTGGCACGTTGGTGCATTACGGTCTCATGGTGACCCTGATCCGGCAATTTTCTGCAGGCGTGTTGCCCGCTTCCACCGCAGGGGCGATGACAGGTGCCCTGATCATTTATCTGCTGAATTATTTCTGCACCTTCCACAGCCGGAAAAGACACCTGGAGTCCGTGTCCAGGTTTTTCCTGGTCGCTGCCCTGGGGCTGGTCATCAACGGACTCGTCTTAAAAGCGATGCTTGGCTGTCTGGGTGGACACTATCTTATCGCCCAGTGTCTTGCCACCGGCGCTGTTTTCGGATTCAGCTTCACCTTAAACCGGACCTGGACATTTTAAAGGAGCCAGAATATGAGAAAACCCTCCCTCAACAAGGCGGCAAAAACAGTTCAGAAAGAGACCCTGCTGACGGTTGTGGTGCCGGCCTACAACGAACAGGAAGTTATTCTTGAATTCCACCGCAGACTCTGCTCGGCCCTGGAAGGGGCCGACATAGACCGCGCAGAAATCCTCTATGTCAATGACGGGAGCAGCGACAATACCCTGCCCCTGTTGTTGGAGCTGATGCGAGAGGACCGGCGCGTCGAGGTCCTTGACCTGAGTCGCAACTTCGGCAAGGAAGCGGCGATGACAGCCGGGTTGGATTATGCACACGGCGATGCGGTGGTGGTGATCGACGCCGATCTGCAGGACCCACCGGAACAGATTCCCGACATGGTCAAGGAATGGCGTCAGGGCTTCGATGTGGTTTACATGCGGCGCCTCAGCCGGGAAGGGGAAACCTGGGTGAAAAAGACGACCGCCCGCGCTTTTTATGCGCTCATGGCCCGCGTTGGACGCGTCAAGGTGCCCGAGAATGTAGGTGATTTCCGTTTGCTGAGCCGGCGGGCAGTCGATGCCTTGAAGCAGCTGCCCGAACGGACCCGGTTCATGAAGGGGCTTTTTGCCTGGATCGGTTTCCCGGCGAAAGAGCTTCCCTACCACCGTGATCCCCGCTATGCAGGCGTCACCAAGTGGAACTACTGGGGGCTGTGGAATCTGGCGATCGAAGGGATAACCTCATTTACCGTGGCGCCC
The sequence above is a segment of the Desulfuromonas sp. KJ2020 genome. Coding sequences within it:
- a CDS encoding GtrA family protein, whose protein sequence is MKLLFSNPRSAPAVEKLLPDLTKYLLVSVFGTLVHYGLMVTLIRQFSAGVLPASTAGAMTGALIIYLLNYFCTFHSRKRHLESVSRFFLVAALGLVINGLVLKAMLGCLGGHYLIAQCLATGAVFGFSFTLNRTWTF
- a CDS encoding TolC family protein — its product is MATWVNRQLLTGMVLFLLLLGTRAWGTDPPAPDLPALVQEAVSRNPSIEASEAQWQTFLAKAQQAGSFDDPMLMLGINNGLVNDPFAFDQDGMTSKVIGLSQKLPFFGKRALAREAASLEAVSAQARHEERKLALAALVKEVYARLFLVDKAQDILTRNLQVMETVIRAAETRYGVGEGRQQDVLRAQVERSRLLEAQIGLDQQRRSLQANLNRLLARPADTPIGPIADLDTPPVPYGADELRRLAEEKRPLLAGLTAQIDKGKAEEALAQKAFYPDFTLSLEYMQREPAMGGEGDDMYSAAVSFNLPVWRERRQARVAEAQAQKATAQAELHDLRNAIDGGIADLLAKLDRAGRLLDLYRGGILPQSTHAFESAQIAYSNNQVDFSRMLNSLTTLFNDERQLYQTMADYRLNLAQLEALVGTDLTK
- a CDS encoding efflux RND transporter permease subunit, translating into MLEKIIEWSIRNTFVVVLATVFLVVGGIYSLRNIPIDAIPDLSDVQVIIFTDYPGQAPQVVEDQVTYPLTTQMLAVPGAKVVRGYSFFGYSFVYIIFEDGTDIYWARSRVLEYLNYVSGRLPEGVTPTLGPDATGVGWVYEYALVSDRHNLQELRSIQDWFLRYELTSVEGVAEVASLGGFVKQYQVAVDPNRLRAFDITLPMVEMAIKNSNLDVGGGAIEMAETEFMIRSRGYIQNLQDLQNVVIMTTERGTPVLLRDIADVRLGPEMRRGVADLDGEGETVGGIIVMRYGENALKTIDNVKRKLEELKAGLPEGVEVIPVYDRSGLIQRATSNLKEKLLEESLVVGLVIILFLFHLPSAIVVILALPVAILMAFIIMYAQGINVNIMSLGGIAIAIGTMVDSAIIMVENAHKHLEKGGRSRREAIIEAAKEVGPTIFFALLVITVSFAPVFTLQEQAGRMFKPLAFTKTYSMAAAALLSITIVPVLMLWLIRGKIRSEERNPINRLLIALYHPVVDLVLRWRKTTLLVALLLVVSISYPLTKMGTEFMPPLYEGDLLYMPTTLPGLSVTKAKELLQQTDRIIRQFPEVETVFGKIGRAETATDPAPMMMIETTIMLKDEADWRDVPDHRFYSNWPQWSEPLKIPLRWLLPEKRKISVAELTEQLNNAVQFPGLTNAWTMPIKTRIDMLSTGIKTPVGIKIMGPDLEVLNRLGEEVEAVVRPLKGTLSAISERTVGGFFLDFDIDRLAAARYGIQVGDIQTVIQSALGGMTITQTVEGLERYPISLRYDRDFRSDIPALRQLLVPSPTGAHIPLEQLATITVRNDPDSIKTENSRRTAWVYVDIKGIDLGTYVENAQKAVADNISLPPGYNIVWSGQYEYIESTRARLLVIIPLTLLIIFVIIYMSTHSAVKTAIVFMAVPFSLVGAFWLLYLLDYNMSIGVWVGLIALAGLDAETGVVMLLYLDLAHKKWTEEGRMLTVGDLKQAIHHGAVKRIRPKVMTVVTIIAGLFPIMWSTGAGADVMKRIAAPMVGGSVTSLVLEMLVYPVIFFLWRGRGLDKNPTPTRDGDD
- a CDS encoding efflux RND transporter periplasmic adaptor subunit, which codes for MSKRNMKSPLIALLLIVALGGGYFWGRSGGHDDHDHETTTETAAGEKVQYTCGMHPFIIQDEPGICPICAMDLTPLKPGTGGGSQAASGPAKIIHWASPMDPTYVRDEPGQDYMGHDLVPVYEDGAGGSAISIDPVTTQNMGVRTATVTRGDLHREVRTVGRISYEESSQYAVNSKIGGWIERLYVNQTGQLVQKGQPLLEIYSPELVAAQQEYLLALRHQAELAKSPVADLGAGGDRLLRAARQRLSYWDISARQIEQLEMSGEIRKTLTLYAPVSGIVSDKKAVEGMSLKPGMELMQLTDLSRIWVLADLYEYQLPWVKEGQTVTVEVPHAGNRTLTGQIAYIYPTVDPKSRTVQVRIELPNPGLELKPEMFVNVRLHTQASKDVLLIPVDAILTSGTRQHVFVALGEGRFEPREVQTGIQGEDGQVQILTGLQQGEQVVTSAQFMLDSESKLREAIQKMMAPKAPASPAAXPTEHPEEDLEDLF
- a CDS encoding glycosyltransferase family 2 protein translates to MRKPSLNKAAKTVQKETLLTVVVPAYNEQEVILEFHRRLCSALEGADIDRAEILYVNDGSSDNTLPLLLELMREDRRVEVLDLSRNFGKEAAMTAGLDYAHGDAVVVIDADLQDPPEQIPDMVKEWRQGFDVVYMRRLSREGETWVKKTTARAFYALMARVGRVKVPENVGDFRLLSRRAVDALKQLPERTRFMKGLFAWIGFPAKELPYHRDPRYAGVTKWNYWGLWNLAIEGITSFTVAPLKIASYIGFLTSAAALLYGLFVLAKALFFGDPVPGYPSLMVVILFLGGLQLLAIGVVGEYLGRMFVETKQRPIYLVNSHHRAAIGRVVLKPFDLARRNQEALSWHSN
- a CDS encoding AI-2E family transporter; amino-acid sequence: MPDQKDNQPKELPWLEKLTFLLMLGLVTILFLVLLKPFFGAIFWACIIGLIFYPLYRRLLAAWGERSNLAALATLTAGVLIGIVPTLFVFGSFLQEGASLYQRLQNGDLDFAQYIQRIREAFPVIQNFLERLNLDLNPLQEQLSGAALAASRFLAQNAVQFGQDTLQFFVSLGLMLYVAFFLLRDGQQLVEMLVRALPLGDERERLLFAKFAEVARATVKGNLVVAVVQGSLGGIIFAILGIPGALLWGVVMTLLSLIPVVGAGLIWAPVAIYLFAIGDWVQGLILTAFGVGVIGLVDNILRPILVGRDTKLPDYIVLLSTLGGFAVFGMNGFVVGPLIAALFVAFWEIFVREFNSPATPPTD